ACATCCTCTCCGCCATTTGAAGCCCATGTGGTTTTTCTGGATGAGTAGTCTCGTGGGATCGCTGTATGTGAATGTTCCGGTTATTCTCCTGGGGAACATAGCAGGAGATCGGGCGGTAGGTCTTGCCACGGTCGTGAGTAAGATTGTAGGGTATACGTACGCCCTGGTAAGCATGCTCAATGCCGTGGTTACCCCGCGGGCGAGTTACTACTATGGGAATGAACGAACAGAAGAGTACGAAAAGCTGCTGGCGACAAGCTTGAACTATATCCTTCTCCTTGCTCTGCCGGCGATAACCCTTTTTATGGTTATTGGTAAGGAAGTTATCTGGATTATTGGGGGGAAAGAGTATGAAGAAGCTTTTTGGGCTCTGCGTGTTGCCGGGATTATGCTTTTACTAGATGGAGTCAATTTGTGGGCAGAAAGCCAGCTTTTGCTTCCACGAGGGATGGCGAAGGAGCTTTTCTTTTCTACTCTTGTGGCATCGACTATAAATATTTTATGTAATATCTTTTTTATTTCTCGCTTTAGTTATCTGGGAATTTTTATCTCTTCCATTATATCGCAGACAATAAATATGGCGATCAAGATGTTTTTTGCAAAACATTTTACTCCCTTCTTAAAGATTAAAAAAGATGTTTTTTTCTATTTTCTTGGTTGTACAGGTATCTTTTTATGGGGGTGGTTTGTGAAATCTTTTTCTCTTTCACGTCTTTTGTCTTTTTTTATTGTTTTGTTGGGGGGAGGTTTTATCTATCTTGTTACTCTTGTTGTGTCTGGAAACGAGTTTTATAGAAAAGTAAGTGAAAAAATTTTGAGTTATCTCCCTCGTTTCTTAAAAGTGAAAAAAGGATAAAATCCTTTGCCCTACAAGGATGTATACCTTCTTTTCCATTTTTCAAGGTCTAGAGTTTTTCCCAGGCGATTGGTGAGGGCATCAAAAAACGCTCTCCATAGGAGAGAGAGGCGCGCGATTTTGTGGTCCTGAAAAAGAAGGATAAGGAGACTCCATCGAAACAACCAGGCAAGAAAGTAAGAAACAAAACGTCTGGAAAATTCTTTGGCAAGGTTCCTTTTTATAGTAACGATCTTGTTTCTTGGGGCGTAGTAATAGTCCATAAGGGAATCGGCAATATCTGGCCAGGAAATGGTTTTGCTAAAAATCTTTATCTGTCGTCGGGAGGGGGTGGATGCCTCGTGAAGGATGCCCTTTTTGTGCCAGATGATGCTTTTTGAAGCATAGAGCAGAGGGATCTGAGCATTTTTTGCCCGAAGGGCCCAATCCACATCTTCATAATACATGAAGTATCCATCAGGAAGAAGACCTATTCTCTTTAGTGTTTTTAAGGAGAGGAAACAAGAACTTCCTGTGATAAAATCAGGTTTGACGTTCTCTTCGCTGGTAGCTTCTTCTTGTGATTTGCCAAAATCAATCCAATGGGTAGAGTACCTGGAGTCGATGGTCCCTCCTGCCAGGGTATAAACGAGATCGGGTTTTTCGTATAGGAGGGTTTTTGAGCCAATCATACATCCCTGGGGGTACTCTCGAGCTTTCTGGACGAATTCTGAGAGGGAGAGAGGGTGAACAACGGTATCGTTATTGAGAAGCCAGAGAAAAGTGCTTGTGCCCTGCGAGAGGACGTA
This sequence is a window from Thermospira aquatica. Protein-coding genes within it:
- a CDS encoding flippase, with the translated sequence MNQPSLKRNFFYNALMTFANFFLPMVAVMYTYRILGPVNIGKINYVQAWVNNFLLFANLNIGVYGLREIATVRDDKAKLAQTFSEILLILFVTHGVALLVFGVSFLVFPDFQREKMLFLLFGALLLFNPLSLDWFFGGIENYRFISLRNITVKLLMLPAIFLFVRRESDYVVYALILVLATVIPFLYNFLHSRHYVKWEISSVKHPLRHLKPMWFFWMSSLVGSLYVNVPVILLGNIAGDRAVGLATVVSKIVGYTYALVSMLNAVVTPRASYYYGNERTEEYEKLLATSLNYILLLALPAITLFMVIGKEVIWIIGGKEYEEAFWALRVAGIMLLLDGVNLWAESQLLLPRGMAKELFFSTLVASTINILCNIFFISRFSYLGIFISSIISQTINMAIKMFFAKHFTPFLKIKKDVFFYFLGCTGIFLWGWFVKSFSLSRLLSFFIVLLGGGFIYLVTLVVSGNEFYRKVSEKILSYLPRFLKVKKG
- a CDS encoding glycosyltransferase yields the protein MENKVSILILNYNSWEDTLECLESVTRLHYPSYEIIVCDNLSSNNSMEHIKAWAEGKETPPHLSPQLEDYLLPLTPKPIPYVFYTREKALQGGDKEKENTTFSPTLPRLILIQNDRNEGFSEGNNLMMRYVLSQGTSTFLWLLNNDTVVHPLSLSEFVQKAREYPQGCMIGSKTLLYEKPDLVYTLAGGTIDSRYSTHWIDFGKSQEEATSEENVKPDFITGSSCFLSLKTLKRIGLLPDGYFMYYEDVDWALRAKNAQIPLLYASKSIIWHKKGILHEASTPSRRQIKIFSKTISWPDIADSLMDYYYAPRNKIVTIKRNLAKEFSRRFVSYFLAWLFRWSLLILLFQDHKIARLSLLWRAFFDALTNRLGKTLDLEKWKRRYTSL